A section of the Phaseolus vulgaris cultivar G19833 chromosome 8, P. vulgaris v2.0, whole genome shotgun sequence genome encodes:
- the LOC137824776 gene encoding uncharacterized protein, with protein MKICWCMRSRKGFCQALIRNNPNTFAEIRRRAVAHIVAETEVSEKRGSAVPTKSCGGPSKSQQPMRVHEAKEGKKAQGKPRPYGPGKDQGRERARENNVPPRFDFVVELAELIAIPAIATRLRAPEKTDKVLGRKKNVWCEFHQAYGHSLHSCLALGHQLAELVKSGFLSDYLREAQGDQASGPPAEDPQHEVPVHGEVHTIAGGFSGGGCTASQRKRYARSVMTVDSVEEDHTPDADITFTKEDLRDVVPHDNDPIVISLVTAGRKVHRVLVDQGSSADVMFWPTFNKL; from the coding sequence atgaagatatgctggtgcatgcgTTCAAGAAAGGGGTTCTGCCAGGCCCTGATCAGAAATAACCCCAACACCTTTGCGGAGATTAGGCGTCGTGCTGTGGCGCACATCGTAGCAgagacagaggtttctgagaagaggggaagcgcgGTCCCGACCAAGTCGTGCGGAGGACCGAGCAAGTCTCAGCAGCcgatgagggtgcatgaggctaAAGAAGGAAAGAAGGCTCAGGGGAAGCCTCGCCCTTACGGGCCTGGGAAGGATCAGGGTAGGGAGCGCGCGAGGGAGAATAACGTGCCCCCCAGGTTTGACTTCGTGGTGGAATTGGCGGAGCTGATTGCCATTCCAGCCATAGCGACACGGTTGCGAGCACCAgagaagactgacaaggtgctgggaagGAAAAAGAAtgtgtggtgtgagtttcaccaagctTATGGTCACTCACTCCACTCTtgcttggcgttgggacaccaacttGCGGAGTTGGTAAAAAGTGGCTTTTTGAGCGATTACTTGCGGGAGGCACAAGGTGATCAGGCGTCGGGGCCACCAGCAGAAGATCCGCAACACGAGGTACCTGTGCACGGAGAGGTGCACACGATCGCGGGGGGCTTCTCTGGAGGGGGGTGTACAGCCTctcagaggaagaggtacgctcGTTCGGTGATGACTGTCGACTCGGTGGAAGAAGATCATACCCCCGATGCTGACATCACATTCACAAAGGAGGATctccgggacgttgtgcctcacgacaacgatcctatAGTCATCTCCCTTGTTACGGCagggagaaaggtgcacagggttctcgtggaccagggaagctcggcggacgtgatgttctggccgacatTCAACAAGCTGTAG